In Sparus aurata unplaced genomic scaffold, fSpaAur1.1, whole genome shotgun sequence, one DNA window encodes the following:
- the LOC115577698 gene encoding 7SK snRNA methylphosphate capping enzyme-like has protein sequence MIRMSLDKETVLPREISPAFPATISLSEQPQLAKPHPLRPKNGLHPPGNGQPPLTAPAVPAQRIAKRRYSMGVGFKGLAKRRRRANSDSQSEPVLPSHFLLGGNIFDPLNLNSLLDEDVNKATNQETPQCSPLPSRGGDPVEILVPRDITDPLNLKGRGGDREGEGGVLLSPLKSRRRHRNRHHGGGGGGGEREVIPARLFPSTAGLTVPPLTTGGSVSASPLPCELNTAITCRDDVAPPPILPRRHTHPPPGHTHKPGNQRDGRQRRRRRTTSARSADTMVTTAQPTKFQTPLVGGAKAGRCGGPQPGSTQPPSKKKKNKHRYQYGNNSCYYGYHGFYGDGWEGRVGAEEDARLRLLEADWFRDKRVLDVGCGTGHMTLAIARRFDPAHILGVELDERLVHAAKQNIRHFLSHDLVVEARRTRRRGGEQVELKKMEEEEEMMEEVQQALSLLSLPLSFRVSRGPLSAPPLLPPSSSSSSSSSSSASRFPSNVTFIQGDYVSEQEAWPGRGQYDVIMCLGVTKWVQLQSGDAGVVRLFRRAYQSLSLGGLFILEPQPWSSYSRSKRASESTCRHYRTLRLRPEHFTCYLTDSVGFTSYRLLTHTGNKRPVYLFHKGLTQRK, from the exons ATGATCAGGATGTCATTGGACAAAGAGACTGTCCTCCCTCGCGAGATCAGCCCCGCCTTCCCCGCCACCATCAGCCTATCAGAGCAGCCACAGCTGGCTAAGCCACACCCCCTTCGCCCAAAAAATGGCCTCCATCCGCCCGGCAACGGTCAGCCCCCCCTCACCGCCCCCGCTGTCCCAGCTCAGCGAATCGCAAAGAGGCGGTACTCCATGGGCGTCGGCTTCAAGGGGCTGGCCAAGCGCCGGCGCCGCGCCAACagtgacagccaatcagagcccgTTCTGCCCAGTCACTTCCTGCTGGGTGGGAACATCTTTGACCCACTGAACCTCAACTCGCTCTTGGACGAAGACGTCAACAA AGCGACCAATCAGGAGACACCACAGTGCTCGCCCCTGCCGTCACGTGGAGGAGACCCTGTAGAGATCCTGGTTCCCCGTGACATCACCGACCCCCTGAACCTGAAGGGAAGGGGCGgggacagggagggagagggcgGAGTCCTGCTGTCCCCCCTGAAGTCcaggaggagacacaggaaCAGACACCacggagggggaggagggggaggagagagggaggtgatACCTGCCCGACTGTTTCCCTCCACAGCTGGACTCACAG TTCCTCCTCTGACCACAGGGGGCAGTGTTtcagcctctcctctcccctgtgAACTCAACACGGCCATCACCTGTCGAGATGACGTAGCCCCGCCCCCCATCCTCCCCAGGAGACACACCCACCCTCCACCAGGCCACACCCACAAGCCTGGTAACCAGCGCGATGGTCGCCAACGGAGACGGCGCCGCACCACCTCGGCGAGGTCGGCAGATACCATGGTGACCACAGCTCAGCCAACCAAGTTCCAGACGCCGCTGGTGGGAGGGGCAAAAGCTGGCAG ATGTGGAGGACCACAGCCCGGCTCCACTCAGCCACCatcgaagaagaagaagaacaaacacCGCTACCAGTACGGCAACAACAGCTGTTACTACGGCTACCACGGTTTCTACGGCGACGGCTGGGAGGGCCGGGTCGGGGCGGAGGAGGACGCAAGGCTCCGCCTCCTGGAAGCAGATTGGTTCAGAGACAAGAGGGTGCTGGACGTGGGCTGCGGCACCGGTCACATGACCCTCGCCATCGCCCGCAGGTTTGACCCCGCCCACATCCTGGGGGTGGAGCTAGATGAGCGATTGGTCCATGCCGCCAAGCAGAACATTAGGCACTTCCTGTCACATGACCTGGTGGTGGAGgccaggaggacgaggaggaggggcGGAGAGCAGGTGGAGttgaagaagatggaggaggaggaggagatgatggaggaggtcCAGCAggctctgtctctcctctccttgccCCTGTCGTTCAGGGTGAGTCGAGGTCCTCTCTCGGCTCCGCCCCTCCTCcccccatcatcatcatcgtcatcatcatcgtcgtcgtcaGCATCTAGGTTCCCCAGCAACGTCACCTTCATCCAG GGCGACTACGTGTCAGAGCAGGAGGCGTGGCCTGGCCGGGGTCagtatgatgtcatcatgtgTCTAGGCGTGACCAAGTGGGTGCAGCTGCAGTCGGGTGACGCGGGCGTGGTCAGACTGTTCAGACGAGCCTATCAGAGCCTGTCGCTGGGCGGATTATTCATCCTGGAGCCTCAACCGTGGAGCAGCTACAGCCGCAGCAAGAGAGCCTCG gagTCGACCTGTCGTCACTACAGGACGCTCAGACTGAGACCTGAACACTTCACCTGTTACCTGACGGACAGCGTGGGCTTCACCTCATAcagactgctcacacacacag gtaaCAAGCGGCCGGTCTACCTGTTCCACAAAGGCCTCACGCAGAGGAAGTGA